One segment of Amycolatopsis alba DSM 44262 DNA contains the following:
- the purQ gene encoding phosphoribosylformylglycinamidine synthase subunit PurQ, with amino-acid sequence MSARIGVITFPGTLDDGDAARAVRYADAEAVPLWHADEDLKGVDAVVVPGGFSYGDYLRAGVIARFAPVMSSVIEAAHKGMPVLGICNGFQILCEAGLLPGAMIRNAGLHFICRDQWLRVENNDTAWTTRYDKDAEILIPMKNIDGCFVAEQATLDELEGEGRVVFRYVGGNPNGSRNDIAGIRSENGRVVGLMPHPEHAIDALTGPSDDGLGMFYSAVDALVSA; translated from the coding sequence GTGAGCGCCCGTATCGGGGTCATCACCTTCCCCGGCACGCTCGACGACGGTGACGCGGCCCGCGCGGTCCGCTACGCCGACGCCGAAGCCGTCCCGCTGTGGCACGCCGACGAGGACCTCAAGGGCGTCGACGCCGTCGTCGTCCCCGGTGGCTTCTCCTACGGCGACTACCTGCGCGCCGGCGTCATCGCCCGGTTCGCGCCGGTGATGTCCTCGGTGATCGAGGCCGCCCACAAGGGCATGCCGGTGCTGGGTATCTGCAACGGCTTCCAGATCCTGTGCGAGGCCGGGCTGCTGCCGGGCGCGATGATCCGCAACGCGGGCCTGCACTTCATCTGCCGTGACCAGTGGCTGCGTGTCGAGAACAACGACACCGCGTGGACCACCCGGTACGACAAAGACGCCGAGATCCTCATCCCGATGAAGAACATCGACGGCTGCTTCGTCGCCGAGCAGGCCACCCTCGACGAGCTGGAGGGTGAGGGTCGCGTCGTGTTCCGCTACGTCGGCGGCAACCCGAACGGCTCGCGCAACGACATCGCCGGGATCCGCAGCGAGAACGGCCGCGTCGTCGGGCTCATGCCGCATCCGGAGCACGCCATCGACGCCCTGACCGGGCCTTCCGATGACGGCCTCGGCATGTTCTACAGCGCCGTGGACGCCCTCGTCTCCGCCTGA
- the purS gene encoding phosphoribosylformylglycinamidine synthase subunit PurS, with protein sequence MARVVVDVMPKPEILDPQGQAALGAAGRLGFTGITGIRQGKHFEIEVDDSVDDATLEKIAEGFLANPVIEQWTITRVDA encoded by the coding sequence GTGGCCCGAGTCGTCGTCGACGTCATGCCCAAGCCCGAAATCCTCGACCCGCAGGGCCAAGCCGCGCTCGGCGCGGCCGGTCGTCTCGGCTTCACCGGGATCACCGGGATCCGTCAGGGCAAGCACTTCGAGATCGAGGTCGACGACTCCGTCGACGACGCGACGCTCGAAAAGATCGCCGAAGGTTTCCTCGCGAACCCCGTCATCGAGCAGTGGACCATCACGCGGGTGGACGCGTGA
- a CDS encoding GMC family oxidoreductase, with product MSDQDSFDYVIVGAGSAGCVLANRLSEDPSARVLLLEAGGEDDADEIHIPAAFPGLFKTKYDWNYETVEQKHTGNTLYWPRGKTLGGCSSINAMIYIRGNRADYDGWRDGHGAEGWGFDDVLPYFKRAEANQRLGGPLHGTDGPLHVEDRRFTHELSHAWVDSAVAWGLKRTDDFNGESQEGVGVYQVTCKKGRRWSTADAYLRPALTRPNLTVRTHAQATRVVFEGTRAVGVSYLDKGVETTVRASAEVLLSGGAVNSPQLLMLSGVGPAEHLREHGIDVVAALPGVGDNLHDHPACGIIWSTRGTTDLVDAATPGGLVRYQLTKRGPLASNIGEAGAFFPAADGVLPPDMQIHVAPTLFYDNGMREPTMPGFTSAATLVDVASRGRLRLKSGNPLWKPEIDPAYYAESVDMEKMLAGMRTLVEIGKSGPLAKYLDKPFLPERHDLTDSELADYVREKTQTLYHPVGTCSMGTGENAVVDPSLKVRGVDGLRVVDASVMPVVPRGNTNAPTIMVAEKAADLIRGVR from the coding sequence GTGTCCGATCAGGACTCCTTCGACTACGTCATCGTCGGCGCGGGCAGCGCGGGATGCGTGCTGGCGAACCGGCTGAGCGAGGATCCGTCGGCACGGGTGCTCCTGCTCGAAGCCGGCGGCGAGGACGACGCCGACGAGATCCACATCCCCGCCGCGTTCCCCGGTCTGTTCAAGACGAAGTACGACTGGAACTACGAGACGGTCGAGCAGAAGCACACCGGCAACACCCTGTACTGGCCGCGCGGGAAGACGCTCGGCGGCTGTTCCTCGATCAACGCGATGATCTACATCCGCGGCAACCGCGCCGACTACGACGGCTGGCGCGACGGGCACGGCGCCGAGGGCTGGGGTTTCGACGACGTCCTGCCGTACTTCAAACGGGCGGAGGCGAACCAGCGGCTCGGCGGGCCGCTGCACGGTACCGACGGGCCACTGCACGTCGAGGACCGTCGCTTCACCCACGAGCTTTCGCACGCCTGGGTGGATTCCGCCGTCGCCTGGGGCCTCAAGCGCACCGACGACTTCAACGGCGAGTCGCAGGAAGGCGTCGGCGTCTACCAGGTGACGTGCAAGAAGGGCCGCCGCTGGTCGACGGCCGACGCGTACCTGCGGCCCGCTCTGACGCGGCCGAACCTCACCGTGCGGACCCACGCGCAGGCCACGCGCGTGGTCTTCGAAGGCACCCGCGCGGTCGGCGTGTCCTATTTGGACAAAGGGGTCGAGACGACGGTCCGCGCGTCGGCCGAAGTCCTGCTGAGCGGCGGCGCGGTGAACTCGCCGCAGCTGCTGATGCTGTCCGGGGTCGGCCCGGCGGAACACCTGCGCGAGCACGGGATCGACGTCGTGGCCGCGCTTCCCGGCGTCGGCGACAACCTGCACGACCATCCGGCCTGCGGGATCATCTGGTCGACCCGCGGCACCACCGATCTGGTGGACGCGGCGACACCGGGCGGGCTGGTGCGCTACCAGCTCACCAAACGCGGCCCGCTGGCGTCGAACATCGGTGAGGCCGGCGCGTTCTTCCCCGCCGCGGACGGCGTCTTGCCGCCGGACATGCAGATCCACGTCGCGCCGACGTTGTTCTACGACAACGGAATGCGCGAACCGACAATGCCGGGTTTCACGTCCGCGGCGACGCTGGTCGACGTCGCGAGCCGCGGACGGCTGCGGCTGAAGTCGGGGAATCCGTTGTGGAAGCCCGAAATCGACCCGGCGTACTACGCGGAGTCCGTGGACATGGAGAAGATGCTCGCCGGGATGCGGACCCTGGTGGAGATCGGGAAGTCCGGTCCGCTGGCGAAGTACCTGGACAAACCGTTCCTGCCGGAGCGCCACGACCTGACCGATTCCGAACTGGCCGACTACGTGCGCGAGAAGACGCAGACGCTGTACCACCCGGTGGGGACCTGCTCGATGGGAACGGGCGAGAACGCCGTCGTCGACCCGTCGCTGAAGGTGCGCGGGGTGGACGGGCTGCGGGTGGTGGACGCGTCGGTGATGCCCGTGGTGCCGCGCGGGAACACGAACGCGCCGACGATCATGGTGGCCGAAAAGGCCGCGGATCTCATCCGGGGCGTGCGTTAA
- a CDS encoding aldehyde dehydrogenase family protein, whose product MTAVQPKPTAHSVGETFDSLSPATDEVVGTYPMNTREDVRAAVARARDAAEWWAGLGYDGRAERLRRWKGVITRRLPQLCQVVRDETGKPIADAQLESVLAIEHIAWAGKNARKILGKQRRAAGLMMSNQAATVEYQPLGVVGVIGPWNYPVFTPLGSIAYALAAGNTVVFKPSEYTPGVGKWLVDAFNEVVPEWPVLQLITGFGETGAALVEANVDKIAFTGSTGTGKKIMAAAAETLTPVIIEAGGKDAVLVDADADLEAAADATVWGAFSNSGQTCIGVERVYVHERVHDEFVAKVVEKSKDVRAGSDEAAQYGPVTMPSQLAVIKRHIADAIERGGKALVGGVDAVGDRYVQPTVLVDVPEDSEAVKEETFGPTVTIAKVRDMDEAVEKANDTKYGLGSTVFSKSRGLELAARLRTGMTSINAPLSFAGIASLPFGGVGDSGFGRIHGPEGLREFARPKAVARQRFTAPIVLTSFSRKEKTDALVAKLITVLHGKR is encoded by the coding sequence ATGACCGCAGTCCAGCCGAAGCCGACCGCGCACAGTGTGGGGGAGACCTTCGATTCCCTCAGCCCGGCGACCGACGAGGTCGTGGGCACCTACCCCATGAACACCAGGGAGGACGTGCGCGCCGCCGTCGCGCGGGCGAGGGACGCCGCCGAATGGTGGGCCGGGCTCGGTTACGACGGTCGCGCGGAGCGGTTGCGCCGGTGGAAGGGCGTCATCACCCGCAGGCTGCCGCAGCTGTGCCAGGTCGTCCGGGACGAGACCGGCAAGCCGATCGCCGACGCGCAGCTGGAGAGCGTCCTCGCCATCGAGCACATCGCGTGGGCGGGCAAGAACGCACGCAAGATCCTCGGCAAGCAGCGCCGCGCGGCCGGGCTGATGATGTCGAACCAGGCGGCGACGGTCGAGTACCAGCCGCTCGGCGTCGTGGGCGTGATCGGCCCATGGAACTACCCCGTGTTCACCCCGCTCGGCTCCATCGCCTACGCCCTCGCCGCCGGCAACACCGTCGTCTTCAAACCGAGCGAGTACACGCCCGGCGTCGGGAAATGGCTGGTCGACGCGTTCAACGAGGTCGTCCCGGAGTGGCCGGTGCTCCAGCTGATCACCGGTTTCGGCGAGACCGGCGCGGCACTCGTCGAGGCGAACGTCGACAAGATCGCCTTCACCGGTTCGACCGGAACGGGCAAGAAGATCATGGCCGCGGCCGCCGAGACGCTGACGCCGGTGATCATCGAGGCAGGCGGCAAGGACGCGGTCCTGGTCGACGCGGACGCCGACCTCGAGGCCGCCGCCGACGCGACCGTCTGGGGCGCGTTCTCCAACTCGGGCCAGACCTGCATCGGCGTCGAGCGCGTGTACGTCCACGAGCGGGTGCACGACGAGTTCGTCGCGAAGGTCGTCGAGAAGTCGAAGGACGTGCGGGCCGGTTCCGACGAGGCCGCGCAGTACGGCCCCGTGACGATGCCTTCGCAGCTCGCGGTGATCAAGCGGCACATCGCGGACGCCATCGAACGCGGCGGCAAGGCGCTGGTCGGCGGCGTCGACGCGGTCGGCGACCGCTACGTCCAGCCGACAGTGCTCGTCGACGTGCCCGAAGACTCCGAGGCGGTCAAGGAGGAGACGTTCGGCCCGACCGTCACCATCGCCAAGGTCCGCGACATGGACGAGGCCGTCGAGAAGGCCAACGACACGAAGTACGGCCTGGGTTCGACGGTGTTCTCGAAGTCGCGCGGCCTCGAACTGGCCGCCCGCCTGCGCACCGGCATGACGTCGATCAACGCGCCGCTTTCCTTCGCCGGTATCGCTTCGCTGCCCTTCGGCGGCGTCGGCGATTCGGGCTTCGGCCGGATCCACGGCCCGGAAGGCCTGCGCGAGTTCGCCCGCCCGAAGGCCGTCGCGCGCCAGCGCTTCACCGCGCCGATCGTGCTGACCTCGTTCTCCCGCAAGGAAAAGACCGACGCGCTGGTGGCGAAGCTGATCACCGTCCTGCACGGCAAGCGCTGA